From Coffea arabica cultivar ET-39 chromosome 10e, Coffea Arabica ET-39 HiFi, whole genome shotgun sequence, one genomic window encodes:
- the LOC113712081 gene encoding uncharacterized protein, which produces MRDQFLMKLRPEFETARGGLLNRHPVPSLDVCVGELLREEQRLATQSILNAAGGTSEVVNVAYAAQGRNRGKGQMQCYSCKEFGHIAHNCGKKFCSYCKQSGHILKECPTRPENRRAQAFQATVPDAPVIGPTSTTSQTVLTPEMVQQMILTAFSALGLQGQGPDVGEGNREGA; this is translated from the exons ATGCGTGATCAGTTTTTGATGAAACTGAGGCCAGAATTTGAGACTGCTCGGGGTGGATTGCTGAATCGACATCCAGTTCCTTCTTTGGATGTGTGTGTTGGTGAATTGTTACGGGAAGAACAAAGATTGGCTACACAGTCAATTCTAAATGCAGCTGGTGGGACATCAGAGGTTGTCAATGTTGCTTATGCTGCACAAGGAAGGAATAGAGGAAAGGGACAAATGCAGTGCTACAGCTGCAAGGAGTTTGGCCATATTGCTCACAATTGTGGTAAGAAATTCTGCAGTTACTGTAAGCAAAGTGGACATATTCTCAAGGAATGTCCTACACGTCCGGAAAACAGGCGAGCCCAAGCTTTTCAAGCTACTGTTCCAGATGCTCCTGTTATTGGTCCTACATCTACCACCAGCCAGACTGTTCTGACCCCAGAAATGGTCCAGCAGATGATTCTTACTGCATTTTCTGCCCTTGGACTTCAAGGTCAAG GACCAGATGTCGGGGAAGGTAATCGCGAAGGGGCCTAG